The Geoalkalibacter sp. genome includes a region encoding these proteins:
- a CDS encoding ParA family protein, which translates to MAGPYVVTISSEKGGVGKTTLATNLAIYLKALVEELPVTLLSFDNHFSVDRMFRIGRAANPAAGTVCELLAGTPPEDLAELGQYGVQFIPSWREVEALRRQTRTVADLGLVLAKSRLPGVLIIDTRPDLDILTRNALFAADRVIVPVKDAPSLENCRHLHEFFDRCGLPRRALRLLPCLIDSRIRFDGPFKNISELLRAYAINRGYRCFDGYISKSPKVESLNTNPEGKIYPVLTYGRNTEVHSQFTQLARQVYQDLRNTPVLRAAEIAQRLAQQEAETAPQPAVDGAAS; encoded by the coding sequence ATGGCGGGACCCTACGTCGTAACCATTTCCAGCGAAAAGGGCGGAGTCGGCAAGACCACCCTCGCCACCAACCTGGCCATTTACCTCAAGGCCCTGGTCGAGGAGCTGCCCGTCACCCTGCTGAGCTTCGACAACCACTTTTCCGTCGACCGCATGTTCCGCATCGGTCGCGCCGCCAACCCCGCCGCCGGCACGGTGTGCGAGCTGCTCGCCGGCACGCCGCCGGAAGATCTGGCGGAACTCGGTCAATACGGCGTACAGTTCATCCCGAGCTGGCGCGAGGTCGAGGCGTTGCGCCGCCAGACCCGCACCGTCGCCGATCTCGGTCTGGTCCTGGCCAAGTCTCGTCTGCCCGGAGTGCTGATCATCGACACCCGCCCGGATCTCGACATCCTCACACGCAACGCCCTGTTCGCCGCCGACCGGGTGATCGTACCGGTCAAGGATGCGCCCTCCCTGGAAAACTGTCGCCACCTGCACGAATTTTTCGACCGTTGCGGCTTGCCGCGCCGCGCCCTGCGCCTGCTGCCCTGCCTGATCGACTCGCGCATCCGCTTCGACGGCCCCTTCAAGAACATCAGCGAACTGCTGCGCGCCTACGCCATCAACCGCGGCTACCGGTGCTTCGACGGCTACATTTCCAAAAGCCCCAAGGTCGAATCCCTCAACACCAACCCCGAAGGCAAAATCTATCCCGTTCTCACCTACGGGCGCAACACCGAGGTGCACAGCCAGTTCACCCAACTCGCCCGCCAGGTCTATCAGGATCTGCGAAACACCCCGGTTCTGCGCGCCGCGGAAATCGCCCAACGCCTGGCTCAGCAAGAAGCCGAAACCGCCCCCCAGCCCGCCGTCGACGGCGCCGCGTCCTGA
- a CDS encoding divergent polysaccharide deacetylase family protein — MAKKKRSRKGRRPAKKTPPTARELKVWLAALFLLVFLVGSLSLLQMLRQSLTPVPPMAKAPVSEPVKPPPAQRPQPIIAMPPAPVEEPPAAPQPAPEDAPEPPAPAAPVPPASPEPLIAAPPGTFRVAIIVDDLGQDLQAARTLLGLDLDLTFAVLPNLAHSARTAELAHRAGREVIVHIPMEPVDFPRKNPGANALMDDLAEDEIRRRLQSHLAQVPHAVGGNNHMGSRFTRNRDGMQVVMEELAERGLFFVDSLTSGSSVAAATAEQFGVPRAVRDLFLDNEQDVGKIRHELQRLIRLAQKNGSAVAICHPYPQTLEALRLEKASFARAGVEVVRVSRLLRRG; from the coding sequence ATGGCAAAAAAGAAACGCAGTCGCAAGGGCCGGCGGCCCGCCAAAAAAACTCCGCCCACGGCGCGGGAGCTCAAGGTCTGGCTGGCGGCCTTGTTTCTGCTGGTGTTTCTGGTCGGCAGCCTGAGCCTGTTGCAGATGCTGCGCCAGTCGCTGACGCCGGTCCCGCCGATGGCCAAGGCTCCGGTGAGCGAGCCGGTCAAGCCGCCGCCCGCGCAGAGGCCGCAGCCGATCATCGCCATGCCGCCGGCGCCCGTCGAGGAGCCGCCCGCCGCGCCCCAACCCGCGCCCGAGGATGCCCCGGAACCGCCGGCGCCCGCGGCCCCCGTGCCGCCCGCCTCTCCGGAGCCGCTGATCGCAGCGCCGCCCGGCACCTTTCGGGTCGCCATCATCGTCGATGATCTCGGCCAGGACCTGCAGGCGGCCCGCACCCTGCTCGGCCTGGATCTGGATCTGACCTTCGCCGTCCTGCCGAATCTGGCGCACAGCGCGCGCACCGCCGAGCTGGCCCATCGCGCCGGGCGCGAGGTCATCGTCCACATTCCCATGGAGCCGGTGGATTTTCCGCGCAAGAACCCCGGCGCCAACGCCCTGATGGATGATCTCGCCGAGGACGAGATCCGCCGGCGCCTCCAGTCGCACCTCGCGCAGGTTCCCCATGCCGTGGGCGGCAACAACCACATGGGTTCGCGCTTCACGCGCAATCGCGACGGCATGCAGGTGGTGATGGAAGAGTTGGCGGAGCGCGGACTGTTTTTCGTCGACAGCCTGACCAGCGGCTCCTCGGTGGCCGCCGCCACCGCCGAGCAGTTCGGCGTGCCGCGCGCGGTGCGCGATCTGTTCCTCGACAACGAACAGGACGTGGGCAAGATTCGCCACGAGTTGCAGCGACTGATTCGTCTGGCGCAAAAAAACGGCAGCGCCGTCGCCATCTGCCATCCCTATCCCCAGACCCTCGAGGCTCTGCGGTTGGAAAAGGCGTCCTTCGCGCGGGCCGGGGTCGAGGTGGTGCGGGTGTCTCGGTTGTTGCGGCGCGGCTGA
- a CDS encoding S41 family peptidase translates to MAPRRRPVIFLLLVALLVVGLVSTDKVHRLAVAQAGPAEYQELDLFTDVLALVRKSYVEEVPLKDLIQGAINGMLAALDPHSSFLPPEMYQEMKIDTRGEFGGLGIEISIRDGILTIVAPIEDTPAHRAGLKAGDQILKIEDRFTKDMSIMDAVKLMRGKPGTAVTITIMRDLFEKPQEFTLKREIIKVRSIRSQTLEDGFGYLRITQFQERTADDLHKALAQLRKENQGVLQGLVLDLRNNPGGLLDQAVEVADAFLREGLIVYTEGREPASQLRFSARKSGSEPDYPMVVLINGGSASASEIVAGALQDHRRAVVMGTQSFGKGSVQTIIPLGDQSGLRLTTARYFTPNGTSIQARGITPDILVHPMEVSEAAEENHLREKDLEQHMDGAAPTEGEPQFQLDEQLRKDYQLMRALDLLKGWQLLKKLDPKAA, encoded by the coding sequence ATGGCTCCACGTAGAAGGCCGGTCATTTTTCTGTTGTTGGTCGCTTTGCTGGTGGTCGGGTTGGTGTCCACGGACAAGGTTCATCGCCTGGCCGTCGCCCAGGCCGGCCCCGCCGAATATCAGGAACTCGATCTCTTCACCGATGTGCTGGCCCTGGTGCGCAAGAGCTATGTCGAAGAGGTGCCCCTCAAGGATCTGATCCAGGGCGCCATCAACGGCATGCTCGCGGCCCTCGATCCGCACAGCTCCTTTCTGCCTCCCGAAATGTATCAGGAAATGAAGATCGATACGCGCGGCGAGTTCGGCGGGCTGGGCATCGAGATCAGCATCCGCGACGGCATCCTCACCATCGTCGCGCCCATCGAGGATACCCCGGCGCATCGAGCCGGTCTCAAGGCGGGTGATCAGATTCTCAAGATCGAGGATCGCTTCACCAAGGACATGAGCATCATGGATGCGGTCAAGCTCATGCGCGGCAAGCCGGGCACCGCGGTGACCATCACCATCATGCGCGATCTCTTCGAGAAACCTCAGGAATTCACCCTCAAGCGCGAGATCATCAAGGTGCGCAGCATCCGCTCCCAGACCCTGGAGGACGGCTTCGGCTATCTGCGCATCACCCAGTTTCAGGAGCGCACGGCGGATGATCTGCACAAGGCCCTCGCGCAGTTGCGCAAGGAAAACCAGGGAGTCCTCCAGGGCTTGGTGCTTGACCTGCGCAACAATCCCGGTGGGCTGCTCGATCAGGCGGTGGAGGTGGCCGACGCCTTCCTGCGCGAAGGCCTGATCGTCTACACCGAAGGGCGGGAGCCCGCCAGCCAGTTGCGCTTCAGCGCCCGCAAGAGCGGCTCCGAGCCCGATTATCCCATGGTCGTGCTGATCAACGGGGGCAGCGCCAGCGCCTCGGAAATCGTCGCCGGCGCCCTGCAGGATCATCGGCGCGCCGTGGTCATGGGCACTCAGAGCTTCGGCAAGGGTTCGGTGCAGACCATCATCCCCCTCGGCGATCAGTCGGGGTTGCGCCTGACCACGGCCCGCTACTTTACGCCCAACGGCACTTCCATCCAGGCCCGCGGCATCACGCCCGACATCCTGGTGCATCCCATGGAGGTCAGCGAGGCCGCCGAGGAAAACCACCTTCGCGAAAAAGATCTCGAACAGCACATGGACGGCGCGGCGCCCACGGAGGGCGAACCCCAATTTCAGCTCGACGAACAGCTGCGCAAGGACTATCAGCTGATGCGCGCCCTCGATCTGCTCAAGGGCTGGCAGTTGCTCAAGAAGCTCGACCCCAAGGCCGCCTGA
- a CDS encoding murein hydrolase activator EnvC family protein — protein MRIAAWTLLLLSLLFPPTVGAQNLEDSRKTLQEVQARIEAATRALSDKQASARSLEKELKAVEADLAKLNRQIGELERRDRELGTQIHNREREAKAARDRVEQMRKLVDRRLVALYKEGEAGPMSILFSSRSPAHMAEEYDYMARVLTHDRQLLNDFRKLVVEAEAARARLEASRAEQRAVLAGVKESRAVAQEATQLKSRLLARTRQEATSLDKQVRELREQAAELAKLVKKLESEKSRGYTGGGVFSSLKGRLPWPVKGPVILGYGPQTHPELGTTFDSQGIEIGVTGDVPVKAVAEGRVVFANWFKGYGNLLILDHGDGYHTLYAHSARLIKAVGDVVKQGEPIAQAGLPGVRGIYFEVRRGGAPQDPRAWLGRP, from the coding sequence ATGCGAATCGCCGCGTGGACCCTTTTGCTGCTGAGCCTGCTGTTTCCCCCGACGGTCGGCGCCCAGAACCTCGAGGACAGCCGCAAGACCCTGCAAGAGGTGCAGGCGCGCATCGAGGCCGCCACGCGCGCGCTCTCCGACAAGCAGGCCAGCGCCCGCTCCCTGGAAAAGGAACTCAAGGCGGTGGAGGCCGATCTGGCCAAGCTCAATCGCCAGATCGGCGAGCTGGAGCGTCGCGACCGCGAGTTGGGCACACAGATCCACAACCGCGAGCGCGAGGCCAAGGCCGCCCGGGATCGCGTCGAGCAGATGCGCAAGCTGGTCGATCGCCGTCTCGTAGCTCTGTACAAGGAGGGCGAGGCGGGCCCCATGAGCATTCTTTTTTCCAGCCGCTCACCCGCCCATATGGCGGAAGAATACGACTACATGGCGCGGGTGCTGACCCACGACCGGCAACTGCTCAACGATTTCCGCAAGCTGGTGGTCGAGGCCGAGGCCGCTCGCGCCCGGCTCGAAGCCTCGCGCGCCGAGCAGCGTGCGGTGCTGGCCGGCGTCAAGGAGAGCCGCGCCGTCGCGCAGGAGGCGACCCAGCTCAAAAGCCGTCTGCTGGCGCGCACCAGGCAGGAGGCCACGAGCCTCGACAAGCAGGTGCGCGAGCTGCGCGAGCAGGCGGCGGAGCTGGCCAAGCTGGTCAAAAAACTTGAATCGGAAAAATCCCGCGGGTATACTGGCGGCGGTGTTTTTTCCAGTCTCAAAGGGCGCCTGCCCTGGCCGGTCAAGGGGCCGGTCATCCTCGGTTATGGTCCGCAGACCCACCCCGAACTGGGTACCACCTTCGACAGTCAAGGAATCGAAATCGGCGTCACCGGCGACGTACCGGTCAAGGCGGTGGCGGAGGGCCGGGTGGTGTTCGCCAACTGGTTCAAGGGCTACGGCAACCTGTTGATTCTGGACCATGGTGACGGTTACCATACCCTGTACGCGCACAGCGCCCGGCTGATCAAGGCCGTCGGCGACGTCGTCAAGCAAGGCGAACCCATCGCCCAGGCCGGGTTGCCCGGGGTGCGCGGCATCTATTTCGAGGTACGGCGGGGCGGGGCGCCCCAGGACCCGCGCGCCTGGCTTGGCCGTCCCTGA